From the genome of Leptospira koniambonensis:
AGGATCTTCTAATATTCCACCTTCGTAAGAAATATGCATTAGGTTCCTGTCCATTGAATATGGTTTGGAAGCAGTTACAGGTACTGGGATACCTTTTGATTTTGCGTATTCTATTAGATCGGCTCTTCCTCCAAAGGACCAGGTCCTCCAAGGAGCTATAATTTCTTTTTCTGGAGCTAATGATTTGAATGCCAACTCGAAACGAACTTGGTCGTTCCCTTTTCCTGTTGCACCGTGAGCGAAAGCATCTGCTCCTTCTTTTTTACCAACTTCTGCCATTGCTTTTGCGATCAATGGACGCGCTAAGGAAGTTCCAAGTAAATATCTCATCTCATAGATCGCATTTCCTTGGATTGCAGGATAGATAAAGTCCCTTGCGAATTCTAAACGAAGATCTTCTATATAAACTTTGGAGGCTCCGGTCTTAATACCTTTTTCTTCCAGGCCTGTGAGCTCTTCTTTTTGGCCCACGTCAGCGGTAAATGCTACCACTTCGCAACCGTAGGTTTCCTTAAGCCAGGTAAGAATTACGGATGTGTCCAATCCGCCTGAATATGCTAATACGATTTTCTTTATGTTCTTTTGAGCCGCCATTCTAAGGATAGGGAAATCGCTGGACCCCTCCCGACAAGTCCGATTTTGGTTGGAATTCCTACATAAGAATCGATCTGGAAGGATTTGTTATAATTTTCCGGGCCAGTTTAACTTCTCCGCTAAAGCCCTAAGGATCAGGATCAAAGCATAGGTATCCATCTTACAATAAGCGATCAGGTCGGACTCGACACTTCTTCTTTCCTGATCCGAAACATTCTCAGTTTTGATCCTTAAAAATTCGGAGTTAGCGATATGACCCGCGTTGATCGTAAGTTCTTTGTAATTTGCTCCAGTAAGAACAGGAAGGACAACCTTTAAAGAAGTGGTTCCCTCTTGGGCAGGATGATAATAATCGTAATCCCAAAATGGTTTTGCTAGATCCAAAAAATCAGGCTCTATGGATTGAAACCACTCTTTATATTTTGGATAAGCTTGGACTGATTCTTTCAAACAACGTTTTTCGAAACTATCATTGAAAGCAAGAATGGTCCCTCCCGGTTTAATTTGAGAAGAAAGTGATTCCAAGATCCCAAGCCTTGGATCTTTTTCATGATCATCTATATAAGTATATTCTTCCGGTTTTTCTTTTAGATCTTTTCGGATTACATGCAAAGAATATAAAAAAGGCACATGTTGGAATGGATGTGTATCCTTATAAACAGGAACAGGCGGATTGATCGTTTCGAAATCCAAACAATATAAAGGAAACTTTAACTTATTTAGAAAAGCCAGAAGTGAATCTGTATCTAAATATTCTTTTCCAGTCTTTATAGCTTCTACTTGGATCTTTTGGCGATGAGTGAATTCAGAATCTGGTTCTACTTCAGATAGGTTTCGGATCCCTTGGTTCCAAAGAGTAAGAGTGAGATCTTTTCCTTCTCTTAAAGTAAATAGATCTCCTGGAGGAGAATCTGAATAACAAGATTCTGGATGTATACAATTTCTGGGATGATCACAATGTTTGGAAGAAGTGATAGAAGGAATTTTATCTTTTTCTAATACTTCTAGAAGCTGATAAGCTTTTTCTTTGATCCCTTCTATATTCGCCAGAGTTTCCTTGCTACAATCCTTTTTATGAAATAATCGATTCGGATCTATTTCTGCACCGGTATAAGAATATTCAGAACTTATTGTCCATACTTGGGTAGAGCTTACCTTATATCCTGCTTCTTCCAAAACCATTCTAATAAAAGAAAGTTCAGAGATATGTGTCCTTTTAGCGGAGGAAGACGCCTTGATGATAATTACCTGCCAACCTTCTTCATTAGGAATTAGAAAGTCTGCTCTTGTATCAAAAAATTTTGTTCTGACACAAGCACCTTTGACAGGTTGTTTTGAATCTAGATAAGATCTGGTTTTTGAATCCTTATATCCTGCATGTTTTGCGTCTGGAAAAAGACTGCCTGCAATATCTTTGAGTAAGGCTTTTTGTTTTGGGGAAATGAACTGATTGGAAATGTCGAATTCATGATTCGGCTCTTTTAGAAATTTCCAAAATTGTAATTCACAGTACTGTCCTGTTTGAAAAGCGGATCTTCCTAAAAGGGGAAGTTCCTTTTCTCTGTAAGGAGCCAGAACATCGAATAGAAGTTTTCGTCTGAGTGTTTCTGGAAAGAGAAAAGACAACCGCCGAATAGAGGTTCTTAGTAATTTAGGAACCGAATCCATGGCGGAGTCTTTTCTTGTCCGAAGGGAGAATTCCCTAGATCGGAAAGTTTAAGCCAAAAGTACCTTAATGTCTTTCGGGCTGGATGCGCTGTAAATTTTGTTCTCAGAAGTTCCCAAGTTTGCTTGGGTTAATTTTTGAGAAACAACGCTAGGTCCAAAATCGATACCAACTAACTTAGGAGTTTTAACGAAAGTAGTGGTTGCTTTATCCCAATAAAGAGCTTTGATCAGAACTTCTTTGAATAGAGGTAAGCTGATATCTGCTTCGTTTTGGTAATTTCTTCCATCAAAGATAGAATAAACTGGGATCTTTAGATCAGAACCTTTATAACTGAAACCAATTCTTTCCATATCTTTTGGAACAGTTTTTTCAGACTCGTCCATGATAGGGCAATGGAAAGGTGCAGTTGTTCTTAAGTAGACGAATTTTACCTTTTTCTCATCCATCTCCGCTTTAAACTTTTTGCGGAAAGCAAGAAGAGCTTCTGGATTTCCAGAAACGATATTTGAATCAGGAGTATTAAATAGAGAAACGTAAATCGCTTTAGTTCCGCTGAGTCCGAGTTCTGCGTTTGTCTGTTGAACTCTTTCAGAAAGTTCAGCCGCGCTATAGCCGATAACTGCAACCATTGGAGCAGGTTGTTTGTCTCCGATCTCTTCGTTTCCTTTTAGGACTTCTTCAGAAGGATTAAAAATTCCGTAAAGTTCCTGAGCTCTATATCCAAGATATAGAACGAATTTCAAAAATTTAACGTATTCTTTATAGAAGTCAGCGCCTTCTTTTCCTAAAGCGATCAATACTGCAGGAATGATCCCTTGGCTATGACCAGTTGCTCCCGCAGCGTTTGCGATAAGTTCAGAAGTAGCGAAACCTTTATTAACTAAAGAGACGTAATTTGCTGTTTGTGTGAGGAAGATACCTACGATGGAAACCGTAGCGCTGCAGAGATAATTTTCATCTGGAGCAGATTCTGGATTTTTGATCCAAGATTCGAAATCATATCCTTGAGAGATGATGTCTTTTCTTAAGCTAGGAACTTCTTCCGCTAGAGCTTTGAAAGCTGTATCAAACAATTCTTTTAAAGAAGGATCTGTTTCGTAAAGTTTGGAAAGTTCCTTCAACCAAGGAGAACCTTGGCCCCCAAATTGCAAAAATAGTTTATTGCCTTGAGCTTTTGCTTCGTTCAAAAAGTTTGCTACTGCCATACAATGCCTTTTATAAGTCGTTAGAAGATGCTTTTCTTTCCAGCCTTGGGTTCGCAATTCTTTTTTAAAGAGCTTTTTCGTCCTGAATAGCGTTCGTAAAGAACGACCGTTCCATTATACATCTGTTTATTCCCATGAAATCTCTCAAAACCTTGCGGTTCGGTCTTTCTCCGGGAAAATGATTGACCTAGTCGGGTCCGCATGAGGTTATCTTTCCGAAACCCTTCTAATTAGAAATATCTTCCAATCTCCGGTGGACCCGGACAGAAAACAATATGATAAAAGTAAGGAACCTTTCCAAATTTTACGGAGAGAAATTAGCCATTGATCGTCTGAATTTCGAACTCAAAGAGGGAGAAATTGTAGGCTTACTTGGCCTTAATGGTGCAGGAAAAA
Proteins encoded in this window:
- a CDS encoding ACP S-malonyltransferase, whose translation is MAVANFLNEAKAQGNKLFLQFGGQGSPWLKELSKLYETDPSLKELFDTAFKALAEEVPSLRKDIISQGYDFESWIKNPESAPDENYLCSATVSIVGIFLTQTANYVSLVNKGFATSELIANAAGATGHSQGIIPAVLIALGKEGADFYKEYVKFLKFVLYLGYRAQELYGIFNPSEEVLKGNEEIGDKQPAPMVAVIGYSAAELSERVQQTNAELGLSGTKAIYVSLFNTPDSNIVSGNPEALLAFRKKFKAEMDEKKVKFVYLRTTAPFHCPIMDESEKTVPKDMERIGFSYKGSDLKIPVYSIFDGRNYQNEADISLPLFKEVLIKALYWDKATTTFVKTPKLVGIDFGPSVVSQKLTQANLGTSENKIYSASSPKDIKVLLA
- a CDS encoding DUF2779 domain-containing protein, with protein sequence MDSVPKLLRTSIRRLSFLFPETLRRKLLFDVLAPYREKELPLLGRSAFQTGQYCELQFWKFLKEPNHEFDISNQFISPKQKALLKDIAGSLFPDAKHAGYKDSKTRSYLDSKQPVKGACVRTKFFDTRADFLIPNEEGWQVIIIKASSSAKRTHISELSFIRMVLEEAGYKVSSTQVWTISSEYSYTGAEIDPNRLFHKKDCSKETLANIEGIKEKAYQLLEVLEKDKIPSITSSKHCDHPRNCIHPESCYSDSPPGDLFTLREGKDLTLTLWNQGIRNLSEVEPDSEFTHRQKIQVEAIKTGKEYLDTDSLLAFLNKLKFPLYCLDFETINPPVPVYKDTHPFQHVPFLYSLHVIRKDLKEKPEEYTYIDDHEKDPRLGILESLSSQIKPGGTILAFNDSFEKRCLKESVQAYPKYKEWFQSIEPDFLDLAKPFWDYDYYHPAQEGTTSLKVVLPVLTGANYKELTINAGHIANSEFLRIKTENVSDQERRSVESDLIAYCKMDTYALILILRALAEKLNWPGKL